The following coding sequences lie in one Haematobia irritans isolate KBUSLIRL chromosome 3, ASM5000362v1, whole genome shotgun sequence genomic window:
- the LOC142229191 gene encoding enoyl-CoA delta isomerase 3, peroxisomal-like: MTSASAYRHEAEAAKLALEPTTVKSKIRKREVIAERRDHILILTITRPQRRNALNRNAVYDLIAAFGEATHNEEINAVVLTGCGDIFSAGNDLKQMQDYVTPDDYYRGANYVLRSLVKSVLVCPKITICLVNGPCIGIGFTLAALFDVVYCTRSAYFQAPFTKLGICAEACSSLTFPQLFGQSWATKLLLFGEQLTAEKAEQLGFVAEIFESQTEVQEKFWPKVNEYTRLPCESVRATKRLMQMHNRQQLLKALEEELRCMTTLRTGPVHQKAIEEFLQKSKSFPKSKL; encoded by the coding sequence ATGACAAGTGCCAGTGCATATCGGCATGAGGCAGAAGCTGCAAAACTTGCTCTTGAGCCAACAACTGTGAAATCAAAAATCAGAAAACGAGAAGTTATCGCAGAACGTCGGGACCATATTCTAATCTTGACTATCACTCGGCCCCAAAGAAGAAATGCCCTTAATCGTAATGCTGTTTATGATCTGATAGCAGCCTTTGGTGAAGCTACCCATAATGAAGAAATAAACGCAGTCGTATTGACTGGGTGTGGTGACATATTCAGTGCAGGCAATGACCTCAAACAAATGCAGGACTATGTCACACCAGATGATTATTATCGAGGGGCCAATTATGTGTTGCGATCGTTGGTTAAGTCCGTGCTGGTGTGTCCCAAGATAACAATATGTCTGGTAAATGGCCCCTGTATTGGTATTGGCTTTACTCTGGCTGCTTTATTCGATGTGGTCTATTGCACTAGATCGGCTTACTTTCAAGCGCCTTTCACAAAATTGGGTATCTGTGCTGAAGCCTGTTCATCTTTAACATTTCCCCAGCTCTTTGGCCAGTCATGGGCAACAAAGCTTTTATTGTTTGGAGAACAACTTACAGCAGAAAAAGCTGAACAATTAGGGTTTGTTGCTGAAATCTTTGAGAGTCAGACTGAAGTGCAAGAGAAATTTTGGCCTAAAGTCAATGAATATACCAGACTACCATGTGAATCAGTGCGTGCCACAAAGCGTTTAATGCAAATGCATAATAGACAGCAGCTATTGAAAGCCTTAGAGGAGGAATTGAGGTGCATGACCACATTACGCACTGGTCCAGTACATCAAAAGGCCATCGAAgagtttttgcaaaaatctaaaagttttcctaaaagtaaactttaa